CCAGGGTTGGGTTACCGCAGAATATTCTTTGCTGCCAGGCTCCACACCTAAAAGAGTATCAAGGGAATCATCCAGAGGTAAGGTAGGTGGCCGTACTCATGAAATTCAAAGATTGATAGGGCGTTCTATGCGTGCGGTAGTTAATCTTTCGGCAATTGGAGAAAGGACTATATGGATCGATTGTGACGTCATTCAGGCAGATGGAGGCACGAGGGTCGCTTCAATTACCGGTGCGTATGTTGCTTTAGTAGATGCTATTAACTGGTTGAAAGATAACGTTGGAATAACAGGAGAACCTTTATCAGGGAGTGTGGCGGCAGTGAGTGTGGGCGTAGTGGATAGTGTGCCATTACTGGACCTGTGTTATGAAGAGGATGTTTCGGCAGATGTTGATATGAATGTCGTCTTGACTGGTGAAGGAAAATATATAGAGCTGCAGGGTACAGCAGAGAAACAGACATTCTCAGAAGAAGAGCTTGCGCAAATGATAGGTCAGGCAAAAAAAGGGATAAGCGAATTAACTCTGATACAAAAGGAAGCATTAGATAAGACGTAGCGGAAACCTTCAGGTTTCCATTGCCCTGGCTAAGTCTGTAATGGAAAGCGAAAGCCGTTCCGCGACATTTTGCTGGTAACAGATTGTATGATAAAAACGAGCGGTATCGTAATTGGGACTAAGAATAAAAACAAGAAAGAGGAGATCAGGAAAATATTGAGTGGAATGTCATTGCCACTTTTGGATCTGGAAGATTTTAATAACGTTCCTGATGTCATTGAAGACGGTGTTACCTTTGAAGAGAATGCGGCTAAAAAAGCATTACAACTCGCAAAGTTTTGTAAATTATCGGTTATGGCGGATGATTCAGGTCTTGAAGTTGATGCGCTGAATAAACGTCCGGGTGTTCTTTCATCACGTTATTGTGGCGAGGATACCTGTTATGAAGAGAAATGCGCAAAGCTGCTTGAGGAACTGGATGGCATTCCTGTTGAGAAGAGAACAGCGAGATTTAAATGTGCAATTGCTCTGGCAGGTCCGGAAAAATTACATTTTGTAGTAGAGGCAAGCTGTGAAGGCTTTATTAATACAGAACTTCGCGGTGAATATGGTTTCGGATATGATCCTGTATTCTATTTATCTGAATATAACCAAACGATGGCAGAATTAAGTCCTGATGTTAAAAATCGGATTAGCCATAGAGCCTTGGCCCTGGGGCTTTTTAAAGAAGGTCTAAAAAAATTTGTTGTTAATTCTGTACATTAAAGAATGTACCGATGTTGAGTAAGCAATAAATTAAAAAATTGTTTTTTTTATTAAAGAAAGGAGCATTACATTGAGAAGTAAGATAGTAGTATCATTGTTAGTTTTAGGTTCAATTTTTTGCTTAAGTTTAGCAAATGCATTTGCTGATGACATTGACACGGAAGAGATATATGCTGAGAAGTGTGCATTATGTCATGGTGACGATGGTAAGGGTACCGATGCTGGTAAAGGGTTTGGGACTAAAGATTTTACAGATAAAGAGTGGCAGTCTTCACGTACTGACGATGAGTTTGTGAACTCAATTACAAATGGAAATCCTGACAATACAAATTACCTTCCTTTTGGTGATATGTTGTCAGAGGAAGAGATAAAGGCAATGGTCCCGCATGTAAGGGCATTTGCTCATTAAACCGTATTTGTCTTTCTCACAGGTTTTTATTCCCTGTGAGAAAGACGGAAATAATCGGGATTAAGAGTTCTTGTGTCCATAATACATGGTTAAATAATCGTTAGTTATAATAATAGAGGGTTTTTTTGAAAATAAATAATATTCGTAATTTTTGTATAATAGCTCACATTGATCATGGGAAGTCTACGCTGGCAGATTGCCTGCTTAAAACAGCAAAGGCAATTAATCCGAGAAAGTTTCGTGACCAGTTACTGGATAACATGGATTTGGAAAGAGAACGTGGTATTACCATAAAAGCAAGTGCGGTTTCTCTCGATTATGAAAAAAATGGAGAGATATACTCTTTAAATCTGATAGACACACCTGGGCATGTCGATTTCAGTTATGAGGTGTCACGTAGCCTCAGCGCCTGTGAGGGAGTATTGCTTCTGGTTGATGCTGCACAGGGGATTGAAGCACAAACAATAACTAACATGTATATGGCGATGGAGAAAAACCTTGAAATCATACCTGTTCTCAGCAAAATAGATATAAAATCTGCCAGACCGGAGGAAGTAAGTGATGAAATTGTAAGTATCCTTGGTGAAACGGACGAAGATATCATTGCCGTGAGTGCCAAAACCGGTCTTGGAATAGAAGGGGTTTTTGATGCAATAATAACACGTATGCCTTCTCCGGAAGGTGATTCAAGCATGCCTTTGCGGGCCTTGATATTTGATTCTGTTTATGATGACTATCGTGGTGTAATAGTATATTTCAGGATCTTTGACGGTACTATCAAGGTCGGTGATAACATTTTAATGATGAAAACCAATAGATCATTTCTCATTACCGAATTGGGTGTATTCAGGCCAGAAATGACTTCAGTAAATGAATTAAGCGCCGGAAGTGTCGGATATTGTGTTGCCAGTATCAAGTCTATTCATGATGTACATGTTGGTGATACCATAACATTGAAAGAGAAAAAGACTGCAGAGGCCCTTCCCGGTTACCGCAAACCGCTGCCCATGGTTTTTTGTGGATTATACCCTACTGCAAACACTGATTTTATGCCATTAAGAGCAGCGATTGAAAGATTGTGGCTTAACGATTCTTCGTTTACTTTTGAACCGGAAACGTCTCAAGCTCTTGGATTCGGGTTTAGATGTGGATTTCTCGGTCTTTTGCATATGGAAATCGTACAGGAACGATTAGAAAGAGAGAGCAATGTCGGTTTGGTACAAACGGCCCCAACTGTGACATACGAAATATTAACGCATGATAATAAGATAGTACATATTGATAATCCGGAAAAATTGCCTCCTGTTGGAACCATTAAAGAGTTTCGAGAACCGGTAGTTGAGGCAAGAATTATACTTCCATCAGAGTATATCGGTGCTATCATGCAGCTGGTAGATGAAAAAAGGGCTACGTACAAGAGCACAGAATATATGGGTGAAAAGCGGGCGGTACTTACGTATACAATGCCATTGGGAGAAATAATTTTTGATTTTTATGATAAACTGAAATCATTAACAAGGGGATTTGGTACTCTGGACTATGACCTTATAGGTTACGTGCCTGACGATCTTGTAAAGCTGGATATACTGGTTGGTGGACAGAAAGTGGATGCTCTTTCATGTATCGTGCACAGAAAGAAGGCTGATTATAAGGGGAGAAGTCTGGTTAAGAATTTAAAGAAGGATATATCACGTCATATGTTTGAAATTCCTATTCAAGCAGCTATCGGGAGCCGGGTGATCGCAAGAGAAACGATACGTGCAATGTCTAAGAATGTCACTGCAAAATGTTACGGTGGTGATATTACCAGAAAACGAAAACTCCTTGAGAAGCAGAAGGAAGGGAAAAAGAGAATGAAAAATGTAGGAAATGTAGAAATTCCGCAAAGCGCATTCTTATCTGTACTCTCGACGGATGATAAAAGCTAGCAGGTTGATGAAGCTGGAAGTTTGAGAAAAATATTTTATATTAACTGGTTATATATTTATTAATCTAATATGAGTAAACAAGAACTGAAGAACGATAAAAATAAGAAAAAAAAGCAAAAAGGGTTCTTTCGTGAAAACATTGAATCAATCCTCATAGCAGTAGCTCTGGCTTTTATATTAAGGATTTTTATAGTGGAAGCATTTAAAATCCCTACAGGTTCAATGGCCCCAACATTATTGGGTGTACATAAAGATGTTAAATGTCCTAACTGTAATTGGAAATTTAAAAGTAATCAAAATATAAATTATGTAAAATGTTCAAATTGTTTTTATAAAATACGTATTTCAGATAACGGAAGAAGGGGAGGAAGCAGAATACTTGTAAACAAGTTTTCATATGATTTCGGTAGCCCCAGGAGGTGGGATGTTGCCGTTTTTAAATATCCTTTTGCTGATGTTACATGCATGTCATGCGGTTTTTCTTCAAACCACTCAATGATGTGCGAAAAGTGTACTAATTTGAAGAAAGAAAATTTCATTAAGAGCAAGGTTAATGAATATTTTAAACGTTCATTTGGTATTAACCAATATCACACGGAAACGTGTAAGTCATGTAATGCATCAAATACTATTTTGTGTGCGCAGTGTGGCTCTACAAATGTGCATGTTATCCGAAAAAATTACATAAAACGTTTGATTGGTTTACCGGATGAGAAACTACAGGTTATAAATGGGGATATTTATATTGATGATAAGATAGCGAGAAAACCGGAAAAAGTTCAGAATGCGCTTTGGGTACCGGTTTTTAGTAGCAATTATCCGGCAAAACAGGAAATTGTGAAAAATTGGGAAACGAAGGATGAGTATTGGGATATCAGTAAAGAGCAATTACATTTAAAAATACCTGAAGGGATTGATCAAAAGTCATATATAACATTTACAAGAGACATTGTAGATTATAGTGTTTATAACAGTGAAATTACTGATGGTGTATCTGCAGATATAATGTTGTCATTCAACGTTGCTGCTACTGGAAAAAATGGAGGAGTTTTGATATTACTGGAAGAGGATGACAAAACGTATGAGGTTTTTATTCGTTCACAGGGAGAGAAAAAGGAGTCTTATTTAAAAATTTCAGGCTCGATTGTTGATAGCAACGCTACCGTTTTTCTAGAACCTGGGAATGTATCTAGAATTAAATTTTCAAGTGCAGATAATGAAATTGTCCTGAAACTGAACGATACAGTTGTTTTTTCACATACATACGATACTGAATTATCATCACTGGATGGTCATACAAAATTCAGCAGATTGAGCTTTGGAGGAATTCATACGGAAGCAGTCTTTAATAATATTGCAATTTCTCGTGATGTCTACTATTCAGAAACCGGGAAGTGGGGAATATTCAATCCGGTGGAGATAGGTAAAAAGGAGTACTTCTTTATGGGAGATAATAGTAGAAACAGTAATGATAGCAGGTATTGGAAATTTGTTCCTGAGAGCAGTATGGTTGGCAGGGCATTTATGGTATTCTGGCCTCTAAGTACTATTAAGATTATCAAGTAGCTATATAAAAGTATAAGATGAAATTAGTCCAGGCCGTTGAAATAACTAAAGCATATGGAAGGAAAACTGCTGTAGACCATATCAGTTTTGAGGTTCATTCCGGTGAAATAGCAGGACTACTGGGACAAAATGGTGCCGGGAAAAGTACGGCATTTGCGATGGTTATTGGTATGATAAAACCGGATCATGGTAAAGTCTACTTTCGTGGCGCTGATGTTACTGACATGCCGATATACATGCGTGCAAGGTTGGGCATGGGATATCTTTCTCAACAACCATCTGTTTTTCAGCGTTTAACTGTTGAAGAAAATATATTAGCGGTTCTGGAAACGCTAAAAGTTAATTATAGAGAACGAATGAAAAAGCTGAATCAGGCTTTAGGTGAATTGGGGTTAACTCATTTGTCAAAAAAAATGGCATTCACTCTTTCGGGTGGGGAAAGAAGACGTCTCGAAATTGCAAGAGCTATATCAACTTCACCCTCACTTATCCTTCTCGATGAACCGTTCTCATTTATAGATCCAATAGCTGTTGCTGAAATCCAGGATATTGTTTTGAGCCTTAAGGAAAAGGGCATTGGTATATTATTAACAGACCATAATGTGAGGGAAGCGCTAAGTATTACAGACCACTCTTATATTTTGAGTACCGGGTCGATAATAACCAGTGGGACTACGCAAAAACTACTTAATGATCCACTTGCAAGAAAATCATATTTTGGAGAAAAATTCCTGGGTAATGATATAAGGTCTCGTGGCTCTTTTAGTACTTATGATGGAAAAGACGAAATATTAGAAACTGAAATGGAATAAAAAAAATTTAATTACTTTGTAATATCCTGATTGTGACTGAATGTGGGAAAATCTTAATTATTATTGGTTTATTACTGGCAATACTCGGGTGTATTTTTCTCTTTGGAAATAAGATACCGTTCATTGGCAAATTACCGGGTGACATAGCAGTTGAGAAGAAAAATTTTAGTTTCTATTTTCCCGTAACAACTTGTATCATTAACAGCATTGTCCTCTCCCTGATTTTATGGATTTTTAGCAAAAAATAGATATGTCTACAATTGTTGCAACCATCAATATCATACTTATAAGACCATTGACCGTAAAAAAAGCTAAATTTATTTTTGACAGGTCGTGTGGTTTTATAAGGGAATGCTCGTAAATAAGCATTATGCCAACAAAGACGACTCCTCCAAAATAAACATACCTTAGGTTTGTAAAATACATAAATAATAATAAGGTTATTACCACAAAAAAGTGTAACACAGATGAAAAAATAAGCGAATTCTTAATTCCCATCATTTTAGGAATAGAATGTAGTTTTGTTTCTATATCATGCTGCAGGTCCTGGCATGCATAGATAATATCGAAGCCCGCAGTCCATAGCAGCACAGCCAAAGCAAGTATAAAAGGGGCGGTGGTAATTTCTCCGGTTATACCAATCCATGCGCCTATTGGAGATAATGAAAGAGAGAGTCCCAGAACAAGGTGTGAATAATGAGTAAATCTTTTAGTATATGAATAGCCAAAAATTACCAGAAGGGCTGCTGGAGATATAATTAATGATAGACGATTCAACATTCCGGCACATACGATAAATAAGATTGTGCAGGATATTGTAAAAAACCATAAATTCGTTTTCCCTATATGGTTCTGGAGTTGAATGCGATATGCGGTTCTGGGGTTGCTGATATCATATTTGGCATCAACAAGCCTGTTAAATGACATTGCACAACTACGTGCCATTACAAGTGCGCCAATTATTAATAAAAGTGATCTTATTCGGGGCACCCCTCCTGCTGCAATAAAAGCACTCATCACTGCAAATGGAAATGAGAAAATAGTATGCGAGAATTTTATTAATTTAAAAATAGTAAAAAAACTTGATAAATTCTTTTGTTCAGGTTTTATACCGTTTTCTTCATTTTCAATATTGCTCATCTAATATACGTTTATACACAATTATTTGAAGTCCTTCTTGTTAATTTTTTTTATTATAAGCCTATTGCAATATATGTCAATATATATCATATTGTGATGGTTGTAAAAATAGTTACTATTAAGCTAAGATAAGCCATTCGTTTAAGTGGTAGAGTTTGGGTATTTAAATCGACCTCCGTCTGCAGTATTTATAAGTTTACGATAGTAAGAAATAATTCATATCGATGTGATCACTGTTTTGTTTAATTACTTTTAATTACTTGACTTCCGCTTATTTGTCATATAAAATCAGATACATTTTTTTAAGTATCTGGTATATTAATTTATATATGTAATACCAGTTTATATAGTTTTGACTTATGTAAAAAGAATTGAGGAAAGAAAACCATTTGTCCAACATGGAGAGTTTTATTGGATTCAAATAAAACTCAATTAAAATACAACTATTTTTCGTATCAATAGTTTGTCATGAATGTTTTTTTGATATGAAAAAACTTTATATGATTCAATAGATTGGTTCATTATCTGGCTCAGATTTTTTATAACGTAATTTTTTTTTATAGAGAGAACCAGTTTAGTTATTTAAATTCCATTTCAGACAAAAAATCTGCTACCTCTCAAGTGTTAAGAGTAAACACTTGCCATGAGAATTCTTCCATACTTCAATTCTTTAGTGCTTCAGTTTCGTATTTACCTATACACACTGGAATTTCATTAATTCTTAATTTAATGCAAGGGGGCGATGACTTATTAATTATATTACTTCAAATCCATTAATATATTTTCCTATACTTCCAGTTTGCATAATCTTTGGTTTTTTAATATGTTTTTTGTTTTTTAGATTACGTCAAGTAAGCCGGGAAAAGGCTTCCAGGAGCGTAATTAAAGAAGCAAAATCAGAAGCTGAAAGAATAATTAAAGGCGCTGATATTACTGCCAGAGAAGAATTGTATAAACGTAAAGAGGGTTTTGAGAAAGAGACTCAAGATACAAGACATGAATTACGCCAACTTGAAAAACGTTTGAGCAAAAGGGAAGACAATCTTGAGAGAAAAATTGATATTATGACAAAGAAGGAGAAGTACATAGAAAGTATGGCTTCTAATTTGTCAAACAAAGAGAAAGATGTTAATAAAAAGAGTTCACAACTTGATGAGCTGATTGAGGAAGAAAAAAGTACTCTTTATAAGATTTCAGGGCTTTCAGCAGATGCTGCAGAAAAGTTATTACTAAGTCGACTGGAAAAAGAGCTTGAAATAGAATGTGCAGGTTTAATTGAAAAGCATATAAATAAGGCCAGAGAAGAAGCTGAAAAGAAGGCTATCTCAATAATAGGCACGGCGATACAGCGATGTACAGCAAATAACTCGATTGATAATGTTGTGAGCACCATTGAGTTGCCTGGAGATGAGATGAAAGGGAGGATTATAGGGAGAGAAGGCAGAAATATACGTGCTTTTGAGAAAGCAACCGGTGTAGACGTGATAGTAGATGATACTCCCGGTATAATTGTTCTTTCAGGCTTTGACGGTGTGCGTAGAGAGGTAGCCAGGTTAGCAATGAAAAAATTAATTGTGGATGGTAGAATCCATCCTGCACGTATAGAAGAGGTGGTGCAGGAGACCGAAAAAGATATTGAACAGATTGTTCTGGAGACAGGCAAACAAACTAGTTTTGAGTTGGGAATACATGACTTACATACAGAAATTATTAAATTAATAGGCCGTTTAAGGTACCGTACCAGCTATGGGCAGAACCAGCTTCAGCATTCAATAGAGGTTGCTGATCTTGCAGGCGTCCTGGCTGGTGAGTTGAAGCTTGACGCACAAGTAGCCAGGAGGTGTGGGCTTTTGCACGATATAGGCAAAGCGCTAAGCGCCGATGTAGAAGGCACTCACGCTCTTGTTGGTGCAGATTTTGCGAAGCGGTATGATGAAAAGCCGGATGTTATAAACGCAATTGCATCGCACCATGAGGAGGTGCCTTCTGAAACTGTGTATTCTGTCTTGATAAATGCTGCGGACGCCATCTCAGCAAGCAGGCCAGGGGCGAGGCGTGAAACTCTTGAAAAATATGTTAAGCGGCTTGAAAAGCTGGAAAGTGTTGCAATGTCTTTTAACGGAGTTGAAAGTGCTTACGCTATACAGGCTGGCAGAGAAGTAAGGGTTATTGTTCATCCGGATAAAGTCAGTGATAAATCAGCCTCAAAAATTTGCTATGATATTGCTAAGAATGTCGAAGATGAGCTTGAATATCCTGGAGAAGTAACCGTTACTGTGATTAGGGAAAAACGGGTGGTTCAGAAGGCAAAATAATGCACATTAGTTATGATGTCATAGTAGTTGGAGGGGGACATGCCGGATGTGAAGCGGCGTTGGCATCTGCAAGAATGGGTATGCAGACAGCATTGCTGTCGATGAATCTTGATACAATTGCGCAAATGTCTTGTAACCCTGCAATCGGAGGGTTGGCAAAAGGCCAACTAGTACGTGAAGTAGATGCGCTTGGTGGTGAAATGGGGAAGGTCATTGATGAGACGGCCATCCAGTTTAGACTTCTAAATGCCAGTAAAGGGCACGCAGTACGATCTCCCCGCGCACAGGCAGACAAAAAAAAATATCAATTTACAATGAAAAAGAGATTGGAAGAGCAGTACAATCTCTCATTACGACAGGATAGTGTTGAGGAAATTGTAGTTGAAAATAGAGAGAGACTGGATTTAATTGGTAAAAGTGGTACAAAGTACAGATCCAAAGCCGTAATTATTACAACGGGTACATTTCTTAACGGACTAATTCACATTGGCAACTCACAGGTGCATGGTGGGAGATCAAGTGAACCATCATCAGATAAATTATCAGCCGGGTTAAAGGATTTAGGTTTTGAGTTAGCCAGGCTGAAAACAGGAACATCGCCACGCCTGAACGGCAGGAAGATAAATTATGATATCCTGCAAGAGCAAGAGGGTGATAAACAACCTACAGCATTCTCTTTTTCTACCAAAAACATCCAGCAACCTCAGGTTAATTGTTTTATAACATATACAAATAAATTAACGCACGAAATTATCAGGTCAAACCTGGACCGTTCTCCACTTTACACTGGTCAAATTAAGGCAATTGGCCCGAGATATTGCCCTTCTATTGAAGATAAAATCACTAGATTTCCTCATAAAGAGCAACATCAGATATTTATTGAACCGGAAGGTCTCCATACTTCAGAGGTATATTGTAACGGCATTTCTACCAGCGCACCATTTGATGTTCAGGAAGCAATGGTCCATTCCATAAAAGGATTGGAAGAGACAAATATAACGCGTTATGGGTACGCAATAGAATATGATTATGTTCCACCTACCCAGATTAAACCTTCATTAGAGGCAAAAAATGTTGAAAATGTTTTTCTGGCAGGTCAGATAAACGGTACTTCAGGTTATGAAGAAGCTGCTGCGCAGGGAATCATGGCAGGGATAAATGCAGTTTTAAAAATCCGTGGTAGTAAACCTTTTGTTCTTGACCGTTCTGAAGCGTATATTGGTGTTTTAATTGATGACCTGGTGACAAAAGGGACTCGTGAACCATATAGAATGTTCACCTCCAGGGCTGAGTACAGACTCGTTCTCAGACATGATAATGCGGACAGGAGGCTCATGAAATATGGTTATAAGCACGGATTGATCAGTAAAAAGCAATGGGATGAGTTGTCAGTCAAAGAGAAAATTATTTCTGAAACAAATAAGTATCTTGAGTACAAAAAACACGGGGCAGACTCATTAATAAAACTATTGAGGCGTCCAGACATGAATTTCAAAACCTTGTTGGAACTTGACAAAGAACTAATGAATAAAAATATCCCTTCTTCTGCTCAAGAACAGATAGAAATTGAGGCTAAGTATAAAGGCTATATCAGCAGGCAAAACCAGCAAATTGAAAAGTTCAAAAGGATGGAAAACTTGATGCTTCCTGCTCAGTTTCACTATGATAACATACCGGGTTTGAGGAAAGAAGCACAGCAGAAGCTAGACAATCTTCGTCCTGTCTCCTTGGGACAGGCATCTCGCATCTCAGGAGTGTCTCCTGCAGATATTTCAATTCTGATGGTTTATTTGTTGAGTAAGGGCAAACCTGATACTCGAACAGTATCAGGCTCTTAAAGCATTGAACTATAAGAGCGTTGTCAATGTTTTGTAATTCGTTACATTATAAAGTTTAGTTTGCGTTTATTGTATACTCAAACCTCTTGAAAGAGAGAGATATCTCTTGTCCCGAAAAGTACTACCTTTTCATATTCATACTCATTAAGAATTCCGCATTTGTCTGTGTTTTAGATAGTTTGCTTGAAAGTAATTCTAACACTTCTGCAGGATTCATTTCATTAAGTACTCTTCGCAGTACCCACACTCTTTTTAATTCCTCGGGATCAAGTATTAATTCTTCCTTTCTTGTTCCAGACCTGTTTATATCAATTGCGGGGAACAGCCTCTTCTCTGCCAATCTTCTGTCTAAATGCAATTCCATGTTACCTGTGCCTTTGAACTCTTCGAAGATAACCTCATCCATTCTGCTGCCTG
Above is a genomic segment from Candidatus Scalindua japonica containing:
- the lepA gene encoding translation elongation factor 4; translation: MKINNIRNFCIIAHIDHGKSTLADCLLKTAKAINPRKFRDQLLDNMDLERERGITIKASAVSLDYEKNGEIYSLNLIDTPGHVDFSYEVSRSLSACEGVLLLVDAAQGIEAQTITNMYMAMEKNLEIIPVLSKIDIKSARPEEVSDEIVSILGETDEDIIAVSAKTGLGIEGVFDAIITRMPSPEGDSSMPLRALIFDSVYDDYRGVIVYFRIFDGTIKVGDNILMMKTNRSFLITELGVFRPEMTSVNELSAGSVGYCVASIKSIHDVHVGDTITLKEKKTAEALPGYRKPLPMVFCGLYPTANTDFMPLRAAIERLWLNDSSFTFEPETSQALGFGFRCGFLGLLHMEIVQERLERESNVGLVQTAPTVTYEILTHDNKIVHIDNPEKLPPVGTIKEFREPVVEARIILPSEYIGAIMQLVDEKRATYKSTEYMGEKRAVLTYTMPLGEIIFDFYDKLKSLTRGFGTLDYDLIGYVPDDLVKLDILVGGQKVDALSCIVHRKKADYKGRSLVKNLKKDISRHMFEIPIQAAIGSRVIARETIRAMSKNVTAKCYGGDITRKRKLLEKQKEGKKRMKNVGNVEIPQSAFLSVLSTDDKS
- the lptB gene encoding LPS export ABC transporter ATP-binding protein; the encoded protein is MKLVQAVEITKAYGRKTAVDHISFEVHSGEIAGLLGQNGAGKSTAFAMVIGMIKPDHGKVYFRGADVTDMPIYMRARLGMGYLSQQPSVFQRLTVEENILAVLETLKVNYRERMKKLNQALGELGLTHLSKKMAFTLSGGERRRLEIARAISTSPSLILLDEPFSFIDPIAVAEIQDIVLSLKEKGIGILLTDHNVREALSITDHSYILSTGSIITSGTTQKLLNDPLARKSYFGEKFLGNDIRSRGSFSTYDGKDEILETEME
- the rph gene encoding ribonuclease PH, whose amino-acid sequence is MMRKDGRKPDEMRPVLIERNYTKFSQGSVLIQVGNTKVICTASVDDNVPPHKKNSGQGWVTAEYSLLPGSTPKRVSRESSRGKVGGRTHEIQRLIGRSMRAVVNLSAIGERTIWIDCDVIQADGGTRVASITGAYVALVDAINWLKDNVGITGEPLSGSVAAVSVGVVDSVPLLDLCYEEDVSADVDMNVVLTGEGKYIELQGTAEKQTFSEEELAQMIGQAKKGISELTLIQKEALDKT
- a CDS encoding XTP/dITP diphosphatase, which encodes MIKTSGIVIGTKNKNKKEEIRKILSGMSLPLLDLEDFNNVPDVIEDGVTFEENAAKKALQLAKFCKLSVMADDSGLEVDALNKRPGVLSSRYCGEDTCYEEKCAKLLEELDGIPVEKRTARFKCAIALAGPEKLHFVVEASCEGFINTELRGEYGFGYDPVFYLSEYNQTMAELSPDVKNRISHRALALGLFKEGLKKFVVNSVH
- a CDS encoding S26 family signal peptidase, which encodes MSKQELKNDKNKKKKQKGFFRENIESILIAVALAFILRIFIVEAFKIPTGSMAPTLLGVHKDVKCPNCNWKFKSNQNINYVKCSNCFYKIRISDNGRRGGSRILVNKFSYDFGSPRRWDVAVFKYPFADVTCMSCGFSSNHSMMCEKCTNLKKENFIKSKVNEYFKRSFGINQYHTETCKSCNASNTILCAQCGSTNVHVIRKNYIKRLIGLPDEKLQVINGDIYIDDKIARKPEKVQNALWVPVFSSNYPAKQEIVKNWETKDEYWDISKEQLHLKIPEGIDQKSYITFTRDIVDYSVYNSEITDGVSADIMLSFNVAATGKNGGVLILLEEDDKTYEVFIRSQGEKKESYLKISGSIVDSNATVFLEPGNVSRIKFSSADNEIVLKLNDTVVFSHTYDTELSSLDGHTKFSRLSFGGIHTEAVFNNIAISRDVYYSETGKWGIFNPVEIGKKEYFFMGDNSRNSNDSRYWKFVPESSMVGRAFMVFWPLSTIKIIK
- a CDS encoding c-type cytochrome yields the protein MRSKIVVSLLVLGSIFCLSLANAFADDIDTEEIYAEKCALCHGDDGKGTDAGKGFGTKDFTDKEWQSSRTDDEFVNSITNGNPDNTNYLPFGDMLSEEEIKAMVPHVRAFAH
- the mnmG gene encoding tRNA uridine-5-carboxymethylaminomethyl(34) synthesis enzyme MnmG, yielding MHISYDVIVVGGGHAGCEAALASARMGMQTALLSMNLDTIAQMSCNPAIGGLAKGQLVREVDALGGEMGKVIDETAIQFRLLNASKGHAVRSPRAQADKKKYQFTMKKRLEEQYNLSLRQDSVEEIVVENRERLDLIGKSGTKYRSKAVIITTGTFLNGLIHIGNSQVHGGRSSEPSSDKLSAGLKDLGFELARLKTGTSPRLNGRKINYDILQEQEGDKQPTAFSFSTKNIQQPQVNCFITYTNKLTHEIIRSNLDRSPLYTGQIKAIGPRYCPSIEDKITRFPHKEQHQIFIEPEGLHTSEVYCNGISTSAPFDVQEAMVHSIKGLEETNITRYGYAIEYDYVPPTQIKPSLEAKNVENVFLAGQINGTSGYEEAAAQGIMAGINAVLKIRGSKPFVLDRSEAYIGVLIDDLVTKGTREPYRMFTSRAEYRLVLRHDNADRRLMKYGYKHGLISKKQWDELSVKEKIISETNKYLEYKKHGADSLIKLLRRPDMNFKTLLELDKELMNKNIPSSAQEQIEIEAKYKGYISRQNQQIEKFKRMENLMLPAQFHYDNIPGLRKEAQQKLDNLRPVSLGQASRISGVSPADISILMVYLLSKGKPDTRTVSGS
- a CDS encoding UbiA-like polyprenyltransferase, encoding MSNIENEENGIKPEQKNLSSFFTIFKLIKFSHTIFSFPFAVMSAFIAAGGVPRIRSLLLIIGALVMARSCAMSFNRLVDAKYDISNPRTAYRIQLQNHIGKTNLWFFTISCTILFIVCAGMLNRLSLIISPAALLVIFGYSYTKRFTHYSHLVLGLSLSLSPIGAWIGITGEITTAPFILALAVLLWTAGFDIIYACQDLQHDIETKLHSIPKMMGIKNSLIFSSVLHFFVVITLLLFMYFTNLRYVYFGGVVFVGIMLIYEHSLIKPHDLSKINLAFFTVNGLISMILMVATIVDISIFC
- the rny gene encoding ribonuclease Y, whose translation is MNYITSNPLIYFPILPVCIIFGFLICFLFFRLRQVSREKASRSVIKEAKSEAERIIKGADITAREELYKRKEGFEKETQDTRHELRQLEKRLSKREDNLERKIDIMTKKEKYIESMASNLSNKEKDVNKKSSQLDELIEEEKSTLYKISGLSADAAEKLLLSRLEKELEIECAGLIEKHINKAREEAEKKAISIIGTAIQRCTANNSIDNVVSTIELPGDEMKGRIIGREGRNIRAFEKATGVDVIVDDTPGIIVLSGFDGVRREVARLAMKKLIVDGRIHPARIEEVVQETEKDIEQIVLETGKQTSFELGIHDLHTEIIKLIGRLRYRTSYGQNQLQHSIEVADLAGVLAGELKLDAQVARRCGLLHDIGKALSADVEGTHALVGADFAKRYDEKPDVINAIASHHEEVPSETVYSVLINAADAISASRPGARRETLEKYVKRLEKLESVAMSFNGVESAYAIQAGREVRVIVHPDKVSDKSASKICYDIAKNVEDELEYPGEVTVTVIREKRVVQKAK
- a CDS encoding DUF2905 domain-containing protein, which encodes MTECGKILIIIGLLLAILGCIFLFGNKIPFIGKLPGDIAVEKKNFSFYFPVTTCIINSIVLSLILWIFSKK